The following DNA comes from Helicoverpa armigera isolate CAAS_96S chromosome 27, ASM3070526v1, whole genome shotgun sequence.
AGTGGCGGCGCTCTGCCTGTCTCCAGCGCCTCCGCCATCGCTCCCGTCGGTATCTCCGTAGTGTCCGACAACGTGTATGAGGGTGTTCTGTCCGCGGCTGGTGAGCTGCCGTTCGTGGGTACTGTGGCTATGGAAGGTGTGGTGCCTTCTGCCGGTGCTGGCGCCGTCAACCACGCCTGCGGTAATGGCAGAAACGCCATGATCAGCGAGACTACTGGTTTCGGTGCTGCTGGTGCTTATGGTGCTGGCTTGGGAGCCATCAGCCCTGCTGCTGGTTTTGGAGCTGCTGCCTATGGAGCTGGAATTGGTTCAGGTCTCGGTCTCCGCAGTGGTATTGCTGGCAGAGGCTGCGGCTGCCGCAACTAAGAACTGATTTGGAACACAAAACTAACGTTCTTATTCTGTCGATGAAATAAAACGATGCAATTAAAATGTTGTCTTTTTATGAtctcaaacaattttcaaacatatgtttttatatttttttgcagtcAGTAAGGACTGAGGTGCATGAAACAAACTGGCTAAAAATGTGTTTGTATCctcataatatcaaaatattcaaagtctTTATAATAAGCAACACATACTCGAGTCATTCATTGCAAACAACCCGATATATAATGCGATATGTATATCCGAAACTTGGCTATCGAAAGAAAAACTAAGCATAATACAATTTGATGGATACAAAATAGC
Coding sequences within:
- the LOC126055312 gene encoding chorion class B protein Ld34, with translation MSVKAILILCAQALLLKFQSAVGQCTSRAAVADASALAAPCGLAAPAWAYDGLAYPGAGLAGTGLAYNGLNAGLAGRGLAYDAIYAPAMDFSPTSGGALPVSSASAIAPVGISVVSDNVYEGVLSAAGELPFVGTVAMEGVVPSAGAGAVNHACGNGRNAMISETTGFGAAGAYGAGLGAISPAAGFGAAAYGAGIGSGLGLRSGIAGRGCGCRN